One genomic region from Electrophorus electricus isolate fEleEle1 chromosome 25, fEleEle1.pri, whole genome shotgun sequence encodes:
- the LOC113588136 gene encoding T-cell surface antigen CD2-like isoform X1 produces MLQNLLVVQSAFLFLSCALAEGDKPCIYKAVGDDAELHLGFKGLDASSHLTWYHNQTRVYYRKSSTLLVEEQEVASDGTLTLENIQLSNAGHYRATVFNKMGVQQHSVTVSLCVLEPLSEPSVTLTCAETGVTLTCAEDDHSNMSVSWSKNRIQWKSATTAKTLTLHSSVIGAGENVSCTVSNRVSAKTSKEVALLCPDTGDLTPHPSTLGDTEIEQRDQTSSRDAEKRRLLFGMDFWTIVAIVSGGALVLLVLLGVCTCACYIHTRKHRRQRVEEEHRLATVMPSDQEKPHKSKALALGSLPAYPPTEAPPGLGHTVPGS; encoded by the exons ATGCTGCAGAACCTTCTTGTTGTGCAAAGTGCGTTTCTTTTCCTCAGCTGTGCGTTAGCAG AAGGAGACAAGCCGTGCATCTACAAAGCTGTGGGTGACGATGCTGAACTCCACCTGGGCTTCAAAGGTTTGGACGCCAGCAGCCATCTGACCTGGTACCACAACCAAACAAGAGTGTACTATCGGAAGAGTAGCACCTTGTtggtggaggagcaggaagtGGCGTCTGACGGAACCCTCACTCTGGAGAACATACAGTTAAGCAACGCTGGCCATTATCGTGCTACTGTGTTTAACAAGATGGGAGTTCAGCAACATTCAGTCactgtgagcctgtgtgtgctgg aGCCCTTATCCGAACCGTCAGTGACGCTCACGTGTGCTGAGACAGGCGTGACGCTCACGTGTGCTGAGGACGACCACTCAAACATGTCCGTCTCCTGGAGCAAAAACAGAATCCAATGGAAGTCAGCCACGACGGCCAAAACACTGACTTTACACTCGTCTGTAATTGGTGCTGGAGAAAACGTATCGTGCACAGTGAGTAACAGAGTCAGTGCGAAGACCAGCAAGGAAGTGGCACTGCTGTGTCCAGACACAG GAGACCTCACCCCACATCCTTCCACCCTCGGGGACACAGAGATTGAACAGAGGGACCAGACTAGCAGCAGAG ATGCGGAGAAGCGGAGGCTCCTGTTCGGTATGGATTTCTGGACGATTGTGGCCATTGTATCAGGAGGAGCCTTAGTTCTCCTGGTTCTCCTTGGCGTCTGCACGTGTGCCTGCTACATCCACACACGCAAGCATAGACGACAACG AGTGGAGGAGGAACACAGACTGGCCACTGTGATGCCGTCGGACCAAGAAAAGCCACACAAAAGCAAAGCCCTGGCTCTGGGGTCTCTCCCTGCGTACCCACCCACTGAAGCCCCTCCTGGTCTGGGACACACAGTCCCAGGCAGTTGA
- the LOC113588136 gene encoding T-cell surface antigen CD2-like isoform X2: MLQNLLVVQSAFLFLSCALAGDKPCIYKAVGDDAELHLGFKGLDASSHLTWYHNQTRVYYRKSSTLLVEEQEVASDGTLTLENIQLSNAGHYRATVFNKMGVQQHSVTVSLCVLEPLSEPSVTLTCAETGVTLTCAEDDHSNMSVSWSKNRIQWKSATTAKTLTLHSSVIGAGENVSCTVSNRVSAKTSKEVALLCPDTGDLTPHPSTLGDTEIEQRDQTSSRDAEKRRLLFGMDFWTIVAIVSGGALVLLVLLGVCTCACYIHTRKHRRQRVEEEHRLATVMPSDQEKPHKSKALALGSLPAYPPTEAPPGLGHTVPGS, from the exons ATGCTGCAGAACCTTCTTGTTGTGCAAAGTGCGTTTCTTTTCCTCAGCTGTGCGTTAGCAG GAGACAAGCCGTGCATCTACAAAGCTGTGGGTGACGATGCTGAACTCCACCTGGGCTTCAAAGGTTTGGACGCCAGCAGCCATCTGACCTGGTACCACAACCAAACAAGAGTGTACTATCGGAAGAGTAGCACCTTGTtggtggaggagcaggaagtGGCGTCTGACGGAACCCTCACTCTGGAGAACATACAGTTAAGCAACGCTGGCCATTATCGTGCTACTGTGTTTAACAAGATGGGAGTTCAGCAACATTCAGTCactgtgagcctgtgtgtgctgg aGCCCTTATCCGAACCGTCAGTGACGCTCACGTGTGCTGAGACAGGCGTGACGCTCACGTGTGCTGAGGACGACCACTCAAACATGTCCGTCTCCTGGAGCAAAAACAGAATCCAATGGAAGTCAGCCACGACGGCCAAAACACTGACTTTACACTCGTCTGTAATTGGTGCTGGAGAAAACGTATCGTGCACAGTGAGTAACAGAGTCAGTGCGAAGACCAGCAAGGAAGTGGCACTGCTGTGTCCAGACACAG GAGACCTCACCCCACATCCTTCCACCCTCGGGGACACAGAGATTGAACAGAGGGACCAGACTAGCAGCAGAG ATGCGGAGAAGCGGAGGCTCCTGTTCGGTATGGATTTCTGGACGATTGTGGCCATTGTATCAGGAGGAGCCTTAGTTCTCCTGGTTCTCCTTGGCGTCTGCACGTGTGCCTGCTACATCCACACACGCAAGCATAGACGACAACG AGTGGAGGAGGAACACAGACTGGCCACTGTGATGCCGTCGGACCAAGAAAAGCCACACAAAAGCAAAGCCCTGGCTCTGGGGTCTCTCCCTGCGTACCCACCCACTGAAGCCCCTCCTGGTCTGGGACACACAGTCCCAGGCAGTTGA